A part of Saliniradius amylolyticus genomic DNA contains:
- a CDS encoding DUF58 domain-containing protein, which yields MQQIQHWLEQHCTDGVHLNSRELVAYRSQTPLLDLTPQKAIQAKLAGAYLAKTKGRGMEFDEARHYQPGDDIRAIDWRVTARTGKTHTKLYREEKERPVFVLTDLSASMHFGTQFMYKSVQAAHLTALIAWAAKKRGDRIGGLIVNQDDYKELKPKTTKKAVLGLIHGLLAMHRPDSDVPQQTSFAEACARLRRIARPGSLVFIISDFRGLDEVAKQHLSRISRHCELTAYMVSDPLEHHLPRVMVPQQVALTDGQRTQSIMLGEKRTEQEYAHRYQARQNAIKQTLRQCRSQIMPISCAEPLARQLGGRR from the coding sequence TTGCAGCAGATTCAACACTGGCTGGAACAACACTGCACCGACGGCGTTCATCTGAACAGCCGTGAGCTGGTGGCCTATCGGAGCCAAACACCGCTTTTGGATCTAACGCCGCAAAAGGCGATCCAGGCTAAGCTCGCTGGCGCTTATCTGGCCAAAACCAAAGGTCGGGGCATGGAGTTTGACGAGGCCCGCCATTATCAACCTGGCGACGACATTCGCGCCATCGACTGGCGAGTCACGGCACGCACAGGCAAGACCCACACCAAGCTGTATCGGGAAGAAAAAGAGCGGCCAGTATTCGTACTCACCGACCTGTCCGCCAGCATGCACTTTGGCACCCAGTTTATGTATAAGTCGGTACAAGCCGCTCATTTGACGGCGCTTATTGCCTGGGCCGCCAAAAAACGCGGCGATCGCATCGGTGGCCTCATCGTAAACCAGGACGATTACAAAGAGCTAAAACCTAAAACCACCAAGAAAGCCGTACTAGGCCTGATCCACGGCCTGCTGGCTATGCACCGCCCTGACAGTGACGTGCCTCAGCAAACCAGCTTCGCCGAAGCCTGCGCCCGTTTGCGCCGCATCGCTCGCCCCGGTAGTTTAGTTTTTATTATCAGTGATTTCCGTGGCCTGGATGAAGTTGCCAAACAGCACCTGTCACGCATCAGCCGCCATTGTGAACTGACAGCCTATATGGTCAGTGATCCTCTGGAGCATCATTTACCAAGAGTGATGGTGCCGCAACAGGTGGCACTTACAGACGGCCAGCGCACCCAATCCATTATGCTGGGTGAAAAACGCACCGAGCAAGAATACGCCCACCGTTATCAGGCTCGTCAGAATGCGATCAAACAGACCCTGCGCCAGTGCCGCAGCCAGATCATGCCCATCTCCTGCGCCGAACCGCTGGCCCGTCAACTGGGAGGACGGCGCTGA
- a CDS encoding DUF4381 domain-containing protein produces the protein MQASMPELRDIHLPEPVSFWPPAPGWWLLALLAFALLTFAVLAIRRWRRRRQAQRQAKALLAQIDWQGDQWPRELNSLLKRAAMAYFPLNDVASLHSGQWREFLCQGLADKQREAFLEDYARLQTQLYQPQTDPLSPEPYRRWAELWLKQALPPKGGDYV, from the coding sequence ATGCAAGCCTCCATGCCAGAGCTTAGAGACATCCATCTGCCAGAGCCGGTAAGCTTCTGGCCCCCAGCGCCCGGTTGGTGGTTATTGGCACTACTAGCGTTCGCCCTGCTGACATTCGCCGTGCTTGCTATCAGACGCTGGCGACGACGCCGTCAGGCCCAGCGCCAAGCCAAAGCCTTATTAGCCCAGATCGACTGGCAGGGAGACCAGTGGCCACGCGAGCTCAACTCACTGTTGAAACGGGCTGCCATGGCGTACTTCCCACTTAACGATGTGGCAAGCCTGCATTCCGGGCAGTGGCGCGAATTCCTCTGCCAGGGTTTGGCTGACAAACAGCGTGAGGCTTTTTTAGAAGATTACGCCAGGCTTCAGACCCAGCTGTATCAGCCACAAACCGACCCGCTCAGCCCAGAACCTTATCGACGCTGGGCTGAGCTTTGGCTCAAACAGGCCCTGCCACCCAAAGGAGGTGACTATGTTTGA
- a CDS encoding vWA domain-containing protein, which yields MFEFAWWWVWLLAPMPILARLLPPLKQGQQAALRVPALETGLQAGEQAKGRNWLRLTIALLIWLCLLAAAARPQWLGEPVNIPAEGRDLMVAVDLSGSMEAEDMRINGQEVNRLTMIKYVLADFIERRVGDRLGLILFADTAYTQAPLTHDRDTVQQLLKESVIGLVGDRTAIGDAIGLAVKRFEQREESNRVLILLTDGQNTAGNITPAQAKQLAMDAGVTIYTIGVGADEMLVQSFFGTRRINPSQELDERMLTDLARSTGGQYFRARDTQELEQIYQRLDQLEPVERDNRQMRPQSALFYWPLSAALLLTLMMVVMPLLRWLLARWRSS from the coding sequence ATGTTTGAGTTTGCCTGGTGGTGGGTTTGGCTACTGGCGCCTATGCCCATACTCGCTCGTTTATTGCCGCCGCTAAAGCAGGGTCAACAGGCGGCCCTTAGAGTCCCAGCGTTAGAAACAGGTTTACAGGCCGGCGAGCAAGCCAAAGGCCGAAACTGGCTGCGGTTGACTATCGCCCTGCTTATCTGGCTGTGTCTGCTGGCCGCCGCGGCAAGGCCACAATGGTTGGGCGAGCCGGTCAACATTCCCGCCGAGGGCCGGGATCTTATGGTGGCGGTGGATCTGTCGGGCAGTATGGAGGCGGAGGATATGCGCATCAACGGTCAGGAGGTCAACCGCCTGACCATGATCAAATACGTACTGGCTGATTTTATCGAACGCCGGGTGGGAGACCGCCTGGGACTGATTCTGTTTGCCGATACCGCTTATACACAAGCGCCTCTGACGCACGACAGGGACACGGTCCAACAGCTGCTGAAAGAGTCTGTGATTGGGCTGGTGGGTGACCGTACCGCTATCGGTGATGCCATTGGCCTGGCGGTAAAGCGTTTTGAGCAGCGCGAAGAGTCTAACCGGGTCCTCATTCTGCTTACTGACGGCCAGAATACTGCCGGTAATATCACCCCGGCGCAGGCCAAACAACTGGCCATGGACGCCGGTGTTACCATTTACACCATCGGTGTGGGTGCCGACGAGATGTTGGTGCAAAGCTTTTTCGGCACCCGCAGGATCAATCCTTCACAAGAGTTGGATGAACGTATGCTCACCGATCTGGCCAGAAGCACCGGGGGGCAATATTTCCGTGCCCGAGATACACAGGAGCTGGAGCAGATCTACCAGCGTCTCGATCAGTTAGAGCCGGTAGAGCGCGACAACCGCCAGATGCGCCCTCAGTCGGCGCTGTTTTACTGGCCGTTATCGGCTGCCCTATTGTTAACCCTAATGATGGTAGTCATGCCCCTGTTGCGTTGGCTGTTGGCCCGCTGGAGGTCTTCCTGA
- a CDS encoding vWA domain-containing protein has protein sequence MEALNAFFTEFHFLRPLWLLALIPLLMLIWALKRVHRHQSGWQQVLAGHLYQHLIQGKSQPGSRPPFALLALGWVLATVALAGPTWEKLPQPVYQLHSGKVVVMDLSMSMRATDIAPDRLTRARFKAMDLIDAMPEGDIGLVAYAGDAFTIAPLSNDGQTLTALIPALQPEIMPVPGSEPITGLKQAAELLKNAGYQEGEIFWITDGINMVQSAPVNDLISDLPYRLSILAVGTADGAPIKLTSGELLKDNSGSIVIPKLRESLLKPLAQRSGGRYAPIQADDSDIHYLTSQNLVNRETKADNAKQDQFGDQWREAGPWLALLLLPLAAYAFRRGLVMALPLVLFSSLFTAPQAQANWWDDLWQRPDQQGQQLFNQGDYDSAAKQFSDPLWQGSAHYKNGDYEQALDAFSQSDSAQGWYNRGNALAHMGQLDKAIEAYDKALEKKPDLDDAAANKKALEELKKQQQSQQQQDQNQQNQQNSKSPNNQDQNGQQDKASDQGDPSQQQDSQNQDSQSQQNSTQQQQGEQESQSQSQPSQKKGQNEAESQQQDNDADSDQQARQQQTQGHEQDSETDTSQSMAAQGELTDEQKEQQQRLQKLMRRVPDDPAYLLKRKMQLEYQKRRRQRIPTSEQENW, from the coding sequence ATGGAAGCGCTGAACGCCTTTTTTACCGAGTTTCATTTTCTGCGGCCACTATGGTTGCTGGCGCTGATTCCCTTACTGATGCTGATTTGGGCCTTAAAACGCGTGCACCGTCACCAATCAGGGTGGCAACAAGTGCTGGCCGGGCATCTGTATCAACACCTGATTCAGGGCAAGAGCCAGCCAGGCAGCCGACCGCCCTTTGCCTTATTAGCTCTAGGCTGGGTATTAGCCACAGTGGCGCTAGCCGGCCCGACCTGGGAGAAGCTGCCCCAGCCTGTATACCAACTGCATAGCGGCAAGGTGGTGGTGATGGATCTGTCGATGTCCATGCGCGCCACTGACATTGCACCGGACAGACTCACTCGCGCCCGCTTTAAAGCCATGGATCTTATCGATGCCATGCCCGAGGGCGACATCGGCCTGGTCGCCTACGCGGGCGATGCCTTTACTATTGCACCTTTGAGTAATGACGGTCAGACCCTCACCGCCCTTATTCCGGCGCTGCAACCCGAGATTATGCCGGTGCCGGGCAGTGAACCTATTACGGGTCTCAAACAAGCCGCCGAGCTATTGAAAAATGCTGGCTATCAGGAAGGAGAGATATTCTGGATCACCGATGGCATCAACATGGTGCAATCGGCCCCGGTTAACGATCTGATTAGCGACCTCCCCTACCGGCTGTCCATTCTGGCAGTAGGCACCGCCGATGGGGCCCCGATCAAACTGACATCGGGAGAGCTGCTAAAAGACAACAGCGGCTCCATCGTGATTCCGAAACTCAGAGAAAGCCTGCTGAAACCATTGGCCCAACGCAGCGGCGGCAGGTATGCCCCCATCCAGGCCGACGACAGCGACATTCACTATCTGACCAGCCAGAATCTGGTGAATCGCGAAACCAAAGCAGATAACGCCAAGCAGGATCAGTTTGGTGATCAATGGCGTGAGGCTGGCCCCTGGCTGGCGTTGCTGCTGCTACCCCTGGCAGCCTATGCCTTTCGCCGTGGCTTGGTGATGGCCCTGCCTCTGGTGTTATTCAGCAGTCTATTCACCGCCCCCCAGGCTCAGGCGAACTGGTGGGACGATCTGTGGCAGCGTCCCGACCAACAAGGCCAGCAGTTGTTTAATCAGGGCGACTACGACAGCGCAGCAAAGCAGTTTAGCGACCCACTCTGGCAAGGCAGCGCCCATTATAAAAATGGTGATTATGAACAGGCATTAGACGCCTTCTCCCAGTCCGACTCGGCACAAGGCTGGTATAACCGAGGCAATGCCCTGGCTCACATGGGCCAGTTGGATAAAGCCATTGAAGCCTATGATAAGGCCCTGGAGAAAAAACCTGATCTGGACGACGCCGCTGCCAACAAAAAAGCTTTGGAAGAACTAAAGAAACAGCAACAGTCCCAGCAACAACAGGATCAGAACCAACAAAATCAGCAAAATTCAAAAAGCCCGAACAATCAGGATCAAAACGGCCAACAAGATAAAGCATCAGACCAGGGCGATCCGTCACAACAACAAGATTCTCAAAACCAGGATTCACAGTCCCAACAGAATTCGACACAGCAGCAACAAGGCGAACAAGAGAGTCAGTCTCAATCACAACCCAGTCAGAAAAAGGGGCAAAACGAGGCTGAATCTCAACAACAGGATAACGACGCCGACTCAGATCAACAGGCCCGGCAACAGCAGACTCAAGGACACGAACAGGACTCAGAGACTGATACCTCACAGTCTATGGCCGCTCAGGGTGAACTCACCGACGAGCAAAAAGAGCAACAGCAGCGCCTGCAGAAATTGATGCGCCGGGTACCCGACGATCCGGCTTACCTGCTGAAACGCAAGATGCAGCTTGAATACCAAAAACGGCGCCGACAGCGCATTCCCACCTCGGAGCAAGAGAATTGGTGA
- a CDS encoding BatD family protein, translated as MVHKQHFLSVILTGLWLMASSVQADVTEVVARVDKNPAMLDEGITLEVIVDDSVDSDAFDPSPLLKDFVVGKVSTSKQTSIVNGSLSQTTRWSTRIIAREPGQYRIPAFDIEGKRTQPIELMVLPRSEAPAAQGRDVFLTTEVDLKQVYLQQQVHYKVRLHLAADLQRGSLSAPELENADIRQIGEDSETNEIVNGRRYRIIERNFAIIPQASGSFTIKAPVFEGEVVKGSHRSFAGFNTTEAVTRIGEPVDIQVLPQPDDFQGQWLPSDFVELRQEWQPADGKYTVGEPITRTLTLTAFGAVEEQLPKITADYPQDVKTYPDANSSTTVEKDDRLVAQRTDSVAIVPTRAGTITLPEVSVPWFNVVTGQTEYATLPEKTIEVAPAKQSGNAPLPQQSTDNQATQQPATPRPPVSSVTSDLWFYTSVVLAVLWLLTLTLWWRHASREPAPKGQDSSFDALEATTWKRLQSSLKQQNAKDSLETLGHWLSHHTGRSGSLNDKLEAINDPALYAAVNQLVAAAYGRNTEAFDGAGLKDLLQKHRRQANGQASSTTSLPSLQQIQ; from the coding sequence ATGGTACATAAACAACATTTCTTATCGGTCATCTTAACAGGGCTATGGCTAATGGCCTCTTCCGTGCAGGCGGATGTCACCGAAGTCGTAGCCCGGGTGGATAAAAATCCCGCCATGCTCGATGAAGGTATTACGTTGGAAGTTATCGTGGATGACTCGGTGGACAGCGACGCTTTTGATCCATCGCCGTTGCTAAAAGACTTTGTCGTCGGCAAGGTTTCCACCAGCAAGCAAACGTCCATAGTTAACGGTAGCCTGAGCCAGACGACGCGCTGGAGTACCCGAATCATTGCCCGCGAGCCCGGTCAATACCGTATTCCGGCGTTTGACATCGAAGGCAAGCGTACCCAGCCCATTGAACTTATGGTACTGCCCCGCTCCGAAGCGCCTGCGGCTCAGGGCCGGGATGTATTTCTGACCACCGAGGTGGATCTCAAACAGGTCTATCTCCAGCAGCAAGTCCATTATAAGGTGCGTCTGCATCTGGCCGCCGATCTGCAACGTGGCAGCCTGAGCGCGCCAGAGCTTGAAAACGCCGACATTCGCCAGATTGGTGAAGACAGCGAGACCAACGAGATCGTCAACGGACGACGTTATCGAATTATTGAGCGTAACTTTGCCATTATTCCTCAGGCCAGCGGCAGTTTTACTATAAAGGCCCCCGTATTTGAGGGCGAAGTCGTTAAAGGCAGTCACCGGTCGTTTGCCGGCTTCAACACCACCGAAGCCGTCACCCGAATCGGTGAGCCCGTCGACATTCAGGTGCTCCCGCAACCTGACGACTTTCAGGGACAATGGCTACCCAGCGACTTTGTGGAATTGCGTCAGGAGTGGCAGCCTGCTGATGGGAAATATACGGTGGGTGAACCTATCACACGGACTCTGACCCTGACCGCATTTGGCGCCGTGGAGGAGCAGCTGCCGAAAATCACCGCCGACTACCCACAGGACGTAAAAACCTACCCAGACGCCAATAGCAGCACCACTGTCGAAAAAGACGACAGATTAGTGGCTCAACGTACCGATTCGGTGGCCATTGTGCCAACCCGCGCCGGAACCATTACACTGCCTGAAGTAAGCGTTCCCTGGTTTAATGTGGTGACCGGCCAGACTGAATACGCCACCCTGCCAGAGAAAACCATTGAGGTTGCGCCAGCTAAGCAAAGCGGCAATGCGCCCCTGCCTCAACAGTCCACTGACAATCAGGCCACACAACAACCGGCAACACCCAGGCCTCCGGTCTCAAGTGTTACCAGCGACCTGTGGTTTTATACCAGTGTGGTCCTCGCGGTACTCTGGCTGCTCACTCTGACACTGTGGTGGCGGCACGCCAGCCGTGAGCCTGCACCAAAAGGCCAGGACAGCAGCTTCGATGCCCTGGAGGCCACAACCTGGAAACGCCTGCAAAGTTCGCTAAAGCAACAAAACGCCAAAGACAGCCTGGAGACGTTGGGGCATTGGCTGAGCCACCACACCGGCCGCTCTGGCAGCTTAAACGATAAACTTGAAGCCATAAACGACCCGGCGCTTTATGCTGCGGTGAATCAACTTGTCGCGGCGGCTTATGGGCGTAATACTGAGGCTTTCGATGGTGCCGGGCTGAAAGACCTGCTGCAAAAACATCGTCGGCAGGCCAACGGTCAGGCATCATCGACGACATCCTTACCCTCATTACAACAAATACAATAG
- a CDS encoding DUF885 domain-containing protein, with amino-acid sequence MHLRQLFSVSAIALAVTACSPADQQAQSSNEAQQQATAKAGQTQTENERLRAFFDAAFEEDLQRSPLFRSYLGIKTDYGKWDDISEQSSDEYAEILRSRLQKLEQFDKSRLGEQEKLSYDIFKVDIERKLANDVFRHHQYVMDQFRAWHTTVPSFLINIHGVSELSDAEAYISRLNGVEKLFGQVIDQLKIREEKGVFPPDWSYDQMIKASENVISGQPFNDDEENSTIWQDFTRKVDALEVDEATKERLLGEARTALLEKVQPAYEKLIEALAHQQTLTPEGDGVWRHPRGEAFYKNRLAWFTTTDLTADEVHQLGLDNVKRIHNAMNAIKEEVGFEGSLQDFFKFMRTSDQFYYDNTDEGRAAYMKDAKALIDTMEEKIPDYFGLTPKADMIVKRVEKFREKSAGKAFYQSPSKDGSRPGTYYANLYDMQNMPTYQMEALAYHEGIPGHHMQRAIAQELEGIPEFQKYVSFTAYTEGWGLYTEELAKDMGFYQDPYSDFGRLAMELWRACRLVVDTGIHDKKWSREKAIDYLIENTPNPKNDAVKAIERYIAMPGQATAYMIGKLKIMELRAWAKEQLGEDFDIRGFHDEILKDGPVPLNILERKIQNWVKSVQNA; translated from the coding sequence ATGCACCTCAGACAGCTATTTTCCGTCAGTGCTATTGCGCTGGCTGTTACGGCCTGTAGTCCGGCCGATCAACAAGCTCAAAGCAGCAATGAAGCTCAGCAACAGGCCACCGCTAAAGCGGGTCAGACACAAACAGAAAATGAACGCCTGCGTGCCTTCTTCGATGCCGCGTTCGAAGAAGACTTACAGCGCTCGCCCCTGTTCAGAAGTTACCTGGGCATCAAAACCGACTACGGCAAGTGGGATGACATCTCCGAACAATCATCCGACGAATACGCCGAAATCCTGCGCTCACGACTGCAGAAGCTTGAGCAGTTCGACAAGTCCAGATTGGGTGAGCAAGAGAAGCTCTCTTACGACATCTTTAAGGTGGATATCGAACGTAAACTGGCTAATGATGTTTTCCGTCATCACCAGTACGTCATGGATCAATTCCGCGCCTGGCATACCACAGTCCCCAGCTTCCTGATTAATATTCACGGAGTCAGTGAATTGTCCGATGCTGAAGCTTATATCTCACGCTTAAATGGCGTAGAGAAACTCTTTGGCCAGGTTATCGACCAGCTTAAGATTCGCGAGGAAAAGGGGGTATTCCCACCGGACTGGTCCTACGATCAGATGATCAAAGCGTCCGAAAATGTCATCAGTGGTCAGCCCTTTAACGATGATGAAGAAAACTCAACCATCTGGCAGGACTTCACCCGTAAAGTCGACGCCCTGGAGGTGGATGAGGCCACCAAGGAGCGTTTATTAGGCGAAGCCAGAACAGCCCTGCTTGAAAAAGTCCAGCCGGCCTACGAGAAACTCATTGAGGCATTGGCGCACCAACAAACCCTGACCCCGGAAGGCGACGGAGTCTGGCGCCACCCCCGCGGTGAGGCTTTCTACAAGAATCGTCTGGCCTGGTTCACCACCACCGACTTAACTGCCGACGAGGTCCATCAGTTAGGTCTGGACAATGTGAAGCGCATCCACAATGCCATGAACGCCATTAAAGAAGAGGTGGGGTTTGAAGGCAGCCTGCAGGACTTCTTTAAGTTTATGCGCACCAGCGACCAGTTCTATTACGACAACACCGATGAGGGTCGTGCGGCCTACATGAAGGACGCCAAGGCACTGATCGATACTATGGAAGAAAAGATTCCCGACTACTTCGGCCTGACACCAAAGGCGGATATGATCGTTAAACGGGTGGAAAAATTCCGCGAGAAATCCGCCGGTAAAGCGTTCTATCAGAGTCCGTCAAAGGACGGCTCACGTCCCGGCACTTACTACGCCAACCTGTATGATATGCAGAATATGCCAACCTACCAGATGGAGGCGTTGGCCTATCATGAAGGTATCCCGGGCCACCATATGCAACGAGCCATTGCACAGGAGCTTGAAGGTATTCCGGAGTTTCAGAAGTACGTATCCTTCACCGCCTATACCGAGGGTTGGGGCTTGTACACCGAAGAGTTGGCCAAAGACATGGGCTTCTATCAGGACCCTTACTCCGATTTTGGTCGCTTAGCCATGGAGCTTTGGCGTGCCTGCCGCCTGGTGGTGGATACGGGGATTCATGACAAGAAGTGGAGCCGGGAGAAGGCCATCGATTACCTGATCGAAAACACGCCCAACCCGAAGAACGACGCGGTCAAAGCCATTGAGCGCTATATCGCCATGCCGGGTCAGGCGACGGCCTATATGATCGGCAAGCTTAAGATTATGGAGTTACGCGCCTGGGCTAAGGAGCAATTGGGTGAGGACTTCGATATTCGTGGCTTCCACGATGAGATCCTCAAAGACGGGCCGGTCCCACTCAATATTCTGGAACGTAAGATCCAAAACTGGGTTAAATCGGTGCAAAACGCTTAA
- a CDS encoding DUF2789 domain-containing protein yields the protein MDTSKHNIKTLFAQLGLDDSDTGINRFLEQHRLAEKDSFLDASFWNEAQKSFLHEAIDDDSDWAEVVDELDARLRH from the coding sequence GTGGATACATCAAAGCACAATATTAAGACTCTGTTTGCTCAACTGGGGCTGGATGATTCGGACACCGGCATCAACCGGTTTTTGGAACAGCACCGGTTGGCAGAAAAAGACTCATTTCTCGACGCCAGCTTCTGGAATGAAGCGCAAAAGTCGTTTTTACATGAGGCCATAGATGATGACTCTGACTGGGCAGAGGTGGTTGATGAACTGGACGCGCGGCTGCGTCACTAG
- a CDS encoding sigma-70 family RNA polymerase sigma factor, translating to MIFRKKSSVSSVPNDMMKKQQRYETLVRAMHSDIFRYAYWLIGDKTIAEDVVQETFLRAWKSLDSLKDEKAAKSWLITILRRENARRFERKQLETVDMATVPLPDDTSHETNLETQQLRFHITQLAPEYREPLMLQVLMGYSGDEIAQQLGLNKNTVMTRLFRARNQLKEKLDAEQPKRGFQNG from the coding sequence ATGATTTTTAGAAAGAAATCCTCTGTTTCATCGGTCCCTAACGACATGATGAAAAAACAGCAACGCTACGAAACCCTGGTGCGCGCCATGCACAGCGATATTTTTCGCTATGCGTACTGGCTTATTGGCGATAAGACCATTGCCGAGGATGTGGTACAGGAAACCTTTTTGCGAGCCTGGAAGTCTCTGGACTCGCTGAAGGATGAAAAGGCCGCTAAGTCCTGGTTGATTACCATACTCAGGCGCGAAAACGCCCGCCGTTTCGAGCGCAAGCAGTTGGAAACTGTCGATATGGCAACCGTGCCTCTGCCCGATGACACCAGTCACGAAACGAATCTAGAGACCCAACAACTGCGATTTCACATCACTCAACTCGCCCCCGAGTATCGTGAACCCTTAATGCTACAGGTACTCATGGGGTACAGTGGCGATGAGATTGCCCAGCAGTTGGGTTTGAATAAGAACACCGTGATGACCCGCTTATTCCGGGCCAGGAACCAGCTAAAAGAGAAACTGGATGCCGAGCAACCCAAACGAGGATTTCAAAATGGATGA
- a CDS encoding DUF3379 family protein, with amino-acid sequence MDELEFRRTIYADPHSQDPALIKAASEDPKRQQFWQEVKSLDNKVDRALEVDVPEGLSERLIWRQSMQVDRQSQRRHRWHIAVAASVAFFLGVTVTQWQNRVSSNLGDHALAHVRHETQALDINERVSPAQVNAKLASFGGQFSEAIGQLTFANFCTFEGLTSLHLILPAAEGERVTVFIVPHSEAHQAPARFADNQFQGRTLAFSTAEVLVVGEHPKAVEEVEQKVRQSLSFRT; translated from the coding sequence ATGGATGAACTTGAGTTTCGCCGCACCATTTATGCCGATCCTCACAGTCAGGATCCTGCACTCATAAAAGCGGCGTCAGAAGACCCCAAACGCCAGCAGTTCTGGCAAGAGGTGAAATCTCTGGATAATAAAGTTGATAGAGCTCTGGAGGTGGATGTTCCCGAAGGCTTGTCTGAACGTCTAATCTGGCGTCAGAGTATGCAGGTTGATCGTCAAAGTCAGAGGCGTCATCGCTGGCATATTGCCGTCGCCGCTTCCGTGGCATTTTTTCTGGGAGTAACAGTAACCCAGTGGCAGAACCGGGTTTCTTCCAATCTCGGTGACCATGCCTTAGCCCATGTTCGCCATGAGACTCAAGCTCTGGACATCAATGAGCGCGTATCCCCCGCACAGGTAAACGCCAAACTGGCCAGCTTTGGCGGCCAGTTCAGCGAGGCCATCGGTCAGTTGACCTTTGCCAACTTCTGTACCTTTGAAGGCCTGACCAGCCTGCATCTGATTCTGCCTGCGGCAGAGGGCGAGCGTGTCACCGTATTTATTGTGCCCCATAGCGAAGCCCATCAGGCACCGGCACGCTTTGCAGATAACCAGTTCCAGGGACGTACCCTGGCCTTCAGTACCGCTGAAGTCTTGGTGGTCGGAGAACACCCCAAAGCAGTGGAAGAAGTGGAGCAAAAAGTTCGTCAATCGCTAAGTTTCAGAACCTGA
- a CDS encoding GNAT family N-acetyltransferase, whose protein sequence is MKLTFKWRSYKELTLMELESLLRLRQQVFMLEQQSLYEDIDGLDQRSWHLLLIADARLAGYARLRADEQKRCYKFERLVLLPDYRGQGIGQQLVTELLSKAAQLGDYQRFELSAQTPLQSFYGRFGWRTVGDAYDDGGVEHIDMVLNRSQSK, encoded by the coding sequence ATGAAACTGACATTTAAATGGCGCTCCTACAAGGAGTTAACCCTGATGGAGCTGGAATCATTATTGCGGTTGCGCCAACAGGTTTTTATGTTGGAGCAGCAAAGTCTGTATGAAGATATCGATGGTCTGGATCAGCGCAGTTGGCACCTGTTGCTCATAGCTGACGCCAGGCTGGCAGGGTACGCCCGCCTGCGAGCCGATGAACAAAAGCGATGCTACAAATTTGAACGACTGGTGTTGTTGCCCGATTATCGTGGTCAGGGAATCGGACAGCAACTGGTCACAGAATTGCTAAGCAAAGCGGCCCAACTGGGCGACTATCAGCGCTTTGAACTCAGTGCTCAGACGCCTTTACAGTCTTTCTATGGGCGATTTGGCTGGCGAACAGTGGGCGATGCGTATGACGACGGTGGAGTAGAGCATATCGATATGGTGCTTAACCGCTCACAGAGTAAGTGA